The segment CGGCCGGGACAGATTCTCCCCGGCCGGGGAGAAATGTCACCGTAGGTGACAAAGAGGGGAACGGATGTCACCGCAGGTGACAAAAAGGGGAATCTGGCATCGCGCAGCGATGACTGAGAGGGCGAGGCCGCTGACGGAGAGGGCAAGGTCGGTAAAGTGTGCATCTACTGTTTCCGGTCTACGACCCCACTGGTGAAAGCAGCGTTTGGAGTAGGTCGCGGTTGCGCAGCAATAAAAGCCCCAGTGGGGCTTTTAAGCGGAGGAGCGGTCTGCGTTAGCAGATGGAGGGGCCTCGCCCCGACAAGTTCCCGCAGGCCGCGACAAACGCGAATTAAAAATATTTTTTCCGCTGAATATGGCCAGAGCGCAAGCGGAAGCTATTTTGAATCGTTCCTCACCCCATTTTCCCGCAAAAACTCACAAATCCCTTTCCAAACGTAAAAAATTGCGGTATTCTATAGGTATCTGTATTTCAATCGAAAAGTGAGGTGCACAGCGATGGTGCCATATCTCGCAAAACGCATCGGGCGCTCGATTCTGACCCTGTTCATCATCGTGACGCTGGTGTTCTGCCTGCTGCGGCTCATGCCGGTAGAGGGCTACTTTGCCAACTACGAAAAAATGACCGAGGCACAGATCCAGGCCGGACTGCAGTCCATGGGTCTGCTGGACCCGCTGCCGGTGCAGATCGGTCATTTCTGGCGGGACGCACTGCACGGTGATCTGGGCGTGAGCCACATTTACAAGCTCAACGCTCCCGTGACCAAGATCCTTGCCCAGAAGCTGCCCATTTCCATCGAAATGGGTGTGCTGGCCATGCTGCTCAGCCTGATTTTCGGCATCCCGCTGGGCCTGCTCATGGGCCGGTGCAAGGGCCGCTGGCCGGATAAGTTGGGCACAGCCGTCATCGTGCTCATTCAGGCCGTGCCTGCCGCCGTGTACTTTTTGTACATTCAGATGTACGGCACCACCGCCATGGGCGTGGGCCTGCTGTTCGATGCCGCCAACTGGCACTATTGGGTGCTGCCGGTGTGCAGCATGAGCCTTGCAAACCTTGCGTTCTACGCCATGTGGCTGCGCCGCTACATGGTGGACGAAAGCAACAAGGATTACGTAAAGCTGGCCCGGGCCAAGGGCGTGAGCGAGAGCGGCATTGCCCTGCATCACATCTTCCGCAACGCCATGGTGCCGCTGGTGCAGTACATCCCCTCCGCATTTCTGAACACTGTCGTCGGCTCCATTTACATCGAGAGCCTGTACAGCATCCCGGGCATGGGCGGTCTGCTGGTCACCTGCGTGCAGCGCCACGACAACACCATGGTGCAGGGCATCGTGCTGCTGTATGCCTGCGTGGGTATTATCGGCCTGATTTTAGGCGATGTGCTCATGGTTCTCCTGGACCCCCGCATCCACTTTGGCAGGAAGGAAGGTGGCCGCTGATGCTCTCTTTTCTCAAACGTGAACGCTCCCGGCTGCTGGAAGACAAGCTCAACGCCGCGCAGGCACAACACACTGCCGGATGGGAGGCTCTGCCCGAAGACGAGCTGTTCACCCCCGCCGGGTTCAGCGAGGCGCAGGCCGAAGCCACTGCCAGCTCCAACTACAGCTACTGGGGCAGCACCTTCCGCGCCTTTTTCAAGAACAGGTTCGCGGTGGTTCTGCTGGTGGCACTGGCAGCTGTGGTGGCCTTTGCCTTCATCCAGCCCCACCTGCCCGGTCAGGCAGACCCGAACCTCTGCGCCGTGGACCCCGCCACCGGCATCCAGTACCGCAACATTGCCCCCGGGCAGGACGGCTTTATCTGGGGTTCCAACTCCATCGGGCAGGACCTGTGGGCACGCATCTGGGCCGGTGCACGCACCAGCCTGACCATCGCCTTTTTCGTGGCCCTCATTGAAGCGGTGGTGGGCATCACCGCCGGTGTGCTGTGGGGCTATGTGCGTGGACTGGATCCCGTGTTCACCGAGTTGTACAACATCTTTGATAACATCCCCACCGCCATTGTGCTGATCCTGATCTCTTACGTAGCAACGCCCAGCATCTGGACCATGGTCCTTGGCATGGCCATCAAGGGCTGGATCGAAATGGCACGCTTCATCCGCAACCAGATCCTCATTATCCGCGACCGGGATTATAATGTAGCGTCCCGCTGCCTCGGCACACCCACTGTGCGCATCGTACTGCGCAACCTGCTGCCCTATCTCGTCTCGGTCATCATGCTGCGCATGGCCCTCACCATCCCGGAAGCCATCGGCAACGAGGTGTTCATCACCTACATCGGCCTCGGGCTTTCGGTGGAGACGCCTTCGCTGGGCAATCTGGTCAACGATGGCCGCAAGGTGATGATGCAGGCCGGGCTGCGCTACCAGCTGCTGTACCCCACCCTCATCCTGAGCTTTGTCACCATTGCGTTCTACCTGATCGGCAACGCCTTCTCGGACGCCGCCGACCCGAAGAATCATCTGCAGTAAGGAGGGGATATCATGGAACATCACCCGCTCATTCTCTCCGCAAAAGATGTCAACATCCAGTTCGATCTGCGTGGAAAAGTGCTGCATGCCATCCGGGGCATCGACCTCGACCTCTATCAGGGCGAAGTGCTCGCCATCGTGGGCGAGAGCGGCTCCGGCAAGAGCGTGTTCACCAAGAGTATCATGGGCCTTCTGGACGCCAACGGCTCCATCACCGGGGGCACCATCGATTACTACGGCATGGCGGACGGCAAGCCGCTGCGCCTTTCTGACCTCAGAACCGAAAAGGACTGGCTGCGGGTACGCGGCCGTGAGATCGCCATGGTCATGCAGGACCCCATGACCAGCCTGAACCCGCTGAAGACCATCGGGGCACAGATCATGGAAGCCGTCACCCTGCATCAGGGCCTGAAGGGCGCTGCCGCAAGGGAAAAGACGCTGGGATACCTGCGGGATGTGGGCATCTCGGAGCCGGAAAAGCGCTTTAAGCAGTACCCGCACGAGTTCTCCGGCGGGATGCGCCAGCGGGTGGTGATCGCCATTGCAGCGGCCTGCAGCCCCAAAATTCTGATCTGCGATGAGCCCACCACCGCACTGGACGTGACCATTCAGGCCCAGATTTTGCAGCTGCTCAAAAAAATGCAGGTCAAGTACGATCTGACCATCCTGCTCATCACCCACGACCTTGGCGTGGTGGCCAACATTGCCGACCGGGTCGCCGTGATGTACGCGGGCGACATCGTGGAGATCGGCACCGCCGACGAGATCTACTACGACCCCCGCCACCCCTATACATGGGCACTGCTGTCCAGTATGCCCCAGATGGGCGTGAAGGGCGAGGACCTGTTCAACATCGTGGGCACACCGCCGAACCTGTTTGCGGAGATCCGCGGCGACGCCTTTGCGCCCCGCAACCCGCAGGCGCTCAAGATCGATTTTGTCAGGCGCCCGCCTTACTTTACCGTATCCCCCACCCACAAGGCCAAAACATGGCTGCTGGACCCGCGGGCACCCAGAGTCGAGCCGCCGGCTGCGGTGAAAATGCTGCGAGAGGAGGGGCTGTAAGATGGAAAATGAACGCGAAGTTCTTGTGGAAGTGAACCACCTGAACGTGACCTACGGCTCCGGCCGCAGCACCTATCATGCCGTGCAGGACGCCAGCTTTAAAATTTATAAGGGCGAGACCTTCGGCCTTGTGGGCGAGAGCGGCAGCGGCAAGACCACCATCGGCCGGGCCATCCTGCGCATCCTGCCCACCTCCGGCGGTGACATCCTCTATAAAGGCCAGAAGATCAACGGCAGGATCAGCCATCAGCTGGACCGGCAGATCATCAAGGAGATCCAGATGATCTTTCAGGACCCGCAGTCCTCGCTGAATGAACGCGCCAAGGTGAGCTACATCGTGGGCGAGGGCCTGCAGAACGTCCGGCCCGACCTCACCGCCGCCCAGCGGGAGGAGCGGGTAAGGCAGGCTTTGCGGGACGTGGGCCTGCTGCCGGAATTTGCTTCCCGCTTTCCTCACGAGTTTTCCGGCGGGCAGCGCCAGCGCATCGGTATCGCCCGGGCGCTGATCGTGGAGCCGGAGTTCATCGTTGCCGATGAGCCCATCAGCGCACTGGATATGTCCATCCGCGCGCAGGTGCTGAACCTTTTGCGCCATTTACAAAAAGAACGCGGCATCACCTATCTATTCATCGCCCACGACCTGTCCGTGATGCGCTACATCTCCGACCGCATCGCCGTGATCCACAAGGGCCGCATCGTGGAGCTGGCCGGGGCCGAAGAGCTGACGGCCCATGCCATCCACCCCTACACCCGCAGCCTGCTTTCCGCCATTCCCATGCCGGACCCCCGCCGGGAGCGGCAGAAAAAGCTGCTGGTCTACGACCCCGCCATGCACGACTACTCCAGAGAGACCCCCCAGTGGCGCGAACTGCGGCCTGAACATTTTGTGCTGTGCAGCGCCGCCGAAGCGGAGCAGTGGCTGCCGCGCTGACCCCCGACATTTCGGGAGAAATCGTTGTTTTACGGCACTTTTACGCAACGTTCATAGTTTATTTCTTGACATTCTCAGGCGGCTCCACTACAATAGAGACTGCATCATTGATTCTAATTTTTGAGTTATTAGAGTGTTCTGACCGGCGGCTTTCATCTTTCTTGCAAAGCTGTCGGCTTTTAGCAATGAAAAGAAGAAAGAAAAGAGGACTTTATTCTATGACTACTGAACAGCGTGAACCGCTCTATGCGTCCACTGCGAAGCCCTGGCTGAAGTACTATGACCAGAAATACATCGACATGCCTCTTCCCAAGTGCAGCGCCTTTGAGTATCTCTGCCATCAGAACAAGAACCATCTGAGCGAGACCGCTCTGGAGTATTATGGCCGTAAATTCACCTTTGCAGACCTCTTTGTGAATGTCAAGAAAACCGCTGCCGCCTTCCGTGCTCTCGGCGTGAAGAAGGGCGACATCATCACCGTTGTCAGTGTGATGACCCCCGAGGTGATCTACGCCTTCTACGCTGTCGATATGATCGGCGCAACGCTGAATCTGGTGGACCCGCGCTACAGCGTTGAGGGCATCCACGAGTACATCGAGGAGGTGGATTCCCGCCTGCTGATCTGCCTGAATGTGACCTATGAGCGCTGCCACAAGGCAGAAAAGCGCACCAATGTGGAGCGTGTTCTGGTCATCAGCCCCGCAGACTCCCTGCCGCTGCATCTGGCCGTCGGCTACAAGCTGACCAACCCCGATAAGAACCGCTACAAGTCCAACGTGATCCACTGGAAGGACTTTATTGCACAGGGCAAGAATCAGAGCATGAACGCCGAACCCTACGACCCGCAGCACGCCTGCGTGGTGGTGCACACCGGCGGCACCACCGGTTCGCCCAAGGGCGTTATGCTGACCGACGACAGCTTCAACTCTCTGGCCCACGAATTCATTGCCCAGAGCAACCTGTTCTGCCGCGGCCAGAAGCTGATGAACGTCATGCCTCCGTTCATTGCCTACGGCTATGCCTGCGGCGTGCATATGCCGCTGGTCATGGGCCTGCACGTTGTCATCATCCCCAATCTGGACCCCGACAAGCTGGGGGCACTGATCTGGAAGCACAAGCCCGAGCACATGTTCGGCGTTCCGGCTCACTACCAGCAGATGGCAGCATCTCCGCTGCTCAAGAAGAAGAAGGATCTCTCCTTCATCCGCAACTATGCCGCTGGCGGCGACTCGCTACCGCTGGGCGCTGAGCTGACCGTGAACGAGTTCCTGAAGGCACACAACGTGGAGTATCCGCTGGCCAAGGGCTACGGCATGACCGAAGTCGCTTCTGCCGCTACCGTTGCCGCCGGCAATGTGACCAAGCCCGGCAGCGTGGGCATCCCCATGCTGAATACGGTGGTGTCCATCTTCGAGCCCGGCACCGAGACCGAGCTGCCCATCGGGGAGCGCGGCGAGATCTGCATCTGCACCCCCACCGTCATGAAGGGCTACTACAACAAGCCCGATGAGACCGATATGATCCTGCGCCGCCATGCAGACGGCCAGATCTGGGCACACACCGGCGATGTCGGCTACATGGACGAGGACGGCTTTGTGTATCTGGACTCCCGCATCAAGCGCATGATCATCCGTCACGATGGCTTCAAGGTGTTCCCGTCCATGATCGAGAACGTCATCAGCCGCCATCCGGCTGTGCATCAGTGCTCGGTGGTGGGCTGCACCGACAAGGACCATGTGCAGGGTCGCCTGCCCTTCGTCTACGTGGTGCTGGACCCGGAGGCCGACAAAAAGAAGCGCCAGATCGTGCGCGAGCTGCGCCAGCTGTGCAAGGAAGAGCTGCCGGAGTACGTGCAGCCGGTGAGCTACAAGTTCATCAGCGAAATGCCGATGACCCCCGTTGGCAAGGTGGACTACCGCAAGCTGGAGGAAGAGATCACTCCCCGCGATTATTGATCCTGAACATCACCCTGTAATTTTTCAGACACTGAGCTCTCCCGCAAGGGAGAGCTTTTTTGTATGGGAGAAACCGCAGAATACGGGCGCAGCGATGACCGCAATTTTTTGAATTTTGTCAGTTGACAATTTTTACTTTCCATCTTATCATAGAGACAACAGCTGTGCCGCACAGGTGCAGTCATTCCGGAAAGAAGGAATCACAATGAAAAACAAAAAATTTGCCAGCTTTCTGGCCGCAGCGGCAGCGCTTGTGCTGCTGGCCATGCCTGCATTTGCTGCCGACGAACAGACGGAGCTGCCTGCCGCCGAAGCAGCAGAAGTGCAGCAGGGGCAGACTGCAGCGCCTGCCGAGCAGGAGACTGCCCTGCCCGCCGATGCCCAGACAGCCGGCGAGCCGGAGCCGCAGCTCACCTATGTGGCGCTGGGCGACAGCATCACCTCCGGTGTCGGCCTTGCCGATATGAAATACAACATCGCCCAGATCGGCTACGATCTCCGGCCAAACTTCGAGGGCTACTCTTCCCAGTGCTATACCGCCCTTGTGGGCAAGGGCCTTGGGCTGGACCGCCAGCACGCCATCAATCTGGGCCTGCCCAGCCTGATGAGCCCTGACATGCTGGATATGGTGCAGAACAGCGCCATGCCCAAGATGAATCAGGCTTCCGGCTCGTACTACGTCTACCCGGAATATCAGGAATATCTGCGCAAGGCCGATATCATTTCCATCCAGATCGGCTCCAACGACGCGCTGGTGCCCTGCATCGTAGGTCTGGGCGAGGCCACCAACTGGAAGAGTGAGCAGCTGGCCGGGCTGATGGTCAGCGGTGCCCTGCGTGATTTCAACTTCCAGAAGCTGGGGCTCTTCCTCAAAGCGCTGAACCGTATGACCCTTACCTTTGACGAGAGCCGCGCCACCAACCGCCTGCTGTTCCGCGGCATGGATGAGATCTGCGATCAAGCCTATACCAATGTGACCAACAGCCTGCCGCAGATCGTGGCCAGTATCCGCGCACTGAACCCGGATGCCAAAATCGTGCTGCTGGGCTACACCAATCCGGTGCCTCTGCTGCCCGCATGGAACCGCTACTTCAGCAAACTGAACCGCTTTGCCAAAGACCTTGCCGCACAGGAAGGCTTGATCTATGTGGACATTCCCCGCACCCAGACCGCTGCGGACGGCCACCCCACCGTCAAAGGCCACAAGTACATTGCACAGCAGATCCTGAATGCGATCCAGTAATTCTCTATGACCAAAAACAGCCGGCCTCCGCACAGGAGGCCGGCTGTTTCTTTGTAGAACCCGTTTTCAGCTCAGGCGGCCGCTTTCCACCGAAAAGCTGATGTCTGCCGCCGCCATGGTAGACTTTCGGTGGGAGACCAGCAGCACCGTTTTGTCTTTGCACTCTGCCCGCACAGCCTTGAGGATGACCCCCTCGTTCAGGCTGTCCAGATTGGAGGTAGGCTCGTCCAGCAGCAGAAACGGCGCATCGTGCAGGAACGCACGCGCCACACCGATGCGCTGACGCTCGCCGCCGGAAAGGGCACCGCCCAGCTCACCCACCGGGGTGTCATAGCCCTTGGGCAGGCTGCGGATGAAGCCATCCAGTGCAGCTTTTTTGCAGGCCGCTTCCACCTCTTCCCGGGTGGCATCCCGCTTTGCAATGCGGATGTTGTTCTCGATGGTGTCATCGAACAGTTCGGTCTCCTGGGTCACAAGGCTCTCCTGCGCACGCAGGGCGGCGGTGTTCACTCGGCGGATGTCCTGTTCTCCAAAGCGGATGCTGCCGCCGGACACATCCCAGAATCGCATCAGCAGCCGCAGGAAGGTAGACTTTCCGCTGCCCGAACGGCCCGTGATGCCCACGATCTTCTTTTCCGGAATGGTCAGGCTCAGGTCATGCAGGATTTCTTCCTCTGCATAGGCAAAGCTCACCTGCTCTGCCGCAGCACCCGCAAAGGCGGTGTCTGTGCCATCGGTCACATCCGCAGTGACAGGCTCTTCCTCCAGCAGGTCCAGAACACGGTCGGCGCTGGCGAACACCTGCGTCAGGCCCACACCAAGGTTTGCCAGTGCCACCACCGGGCCAAAGGAGCTCAGGGCCGAAAGGGTGCACACCAGCACTCCCTCGGCACCCAGTCTGCCGCTCTGGTAAAGGCTCAGGCTGGTGCCCAGCACGGCCAGCACCGTGAGCAGGATCAGGGTATTGGTCAGGGCCACGGTCAGGCCCTCGCGGTACTTGAGGGACTTCTGTTTTTCGCCCAGCGTCTCACTGTGGGCCGTGATGCCCTCGGCACGGGCTGCGGTGTCCTGATACTGCAAGGTATCCTTCAGGCCCCGCAGGCTTTCCAACACATAGCTGTTGGTATCGGCCAGTGCCTGACGGTACTCCCGGGCGGCACGGTCGCCGCGCTTTGCGCTCCAGATGGGCAGGGCCGCGCCCACCAGCAGATAGCCCGCCAGCAGCACCAGCGCAGGCAGGATGTGCCAGCTGCCCACAAAGCCCGTCATGCCGATGACGCAGATGCACGCGATGCAGATGGGCGAAATGGTGTGGGCGTAGAACACCTCCAGTGCCTCGATGTCGGCGGTGATGAGCGAGATCAGGTCGCCGCGGTCACGGCCTTCCAGCTTTGCAGGGGTCAGGCGGCGCAGCGCCCCGAACACCTTATCGCGGATCAGGGCCAGCAGCTTAAAGGCAATGTAGTGGTTGGACGCCTGCTCTGCGTAGCGCAGAACGCCGCGCAGCAGCGCAAACACCAGAATGCAGGCAAAGGCCGTGCCCACAGTCCTCACCGGGCTTGCAAGCCCCAGCGCACGCAGGATGCCAAAGCCGCCGAAGATCGTAATGAAGGTGGCGCAGAAATGGCCTGCCACCCCCATCACGATCGCCGCCAGCATAACGGGCAGCATGGGCTTTACCAGTACGATAAGCCGTCCCACAATGGCAAAGGGGCTGCGATGATTGCTCTTGTTCATGCTCAGGCATCCTCCTCTTCCAGTGTTTCCAGCTGCCGCTGTGCCAGATACAGGCGGCTGTAAGCCCCCTGCTTTGCCAGCAGCTCGGCGTGGGTGCCCTGTTCGGTCACGCGGCCATTGCTCATTGCATAGATGCAGTCGCTGTGCACCACGTTTGCCAGACGGTGGGAGATCAGGATGATCGTCTTTTTCCCGGCAAGGCTGTGGATGGCCTGCATGATGTCGTTCTCGCTCTCTGCATCCACGTTGGAGGTAGCCTCGTCGAAGAGGTAGATGGGCGTATCATGCAGCAGGGCCCGCGCCATGGCAAGGCGCTGGCGCTGACCGCCGGAAAGATTGCTGCCGCCCTCATGCAAGGCGGTCTGCAGGCCGTTCTGGCTGCGGCAGAAATCGGCCAGATTCACCTGTTCCAGTGCGTTCCACAGCTCTGTTTCGGTGGCATCCGGCTTTGCCATGCGCAGATTGCTCTCCACCGCACCTTTGAAGATGGCGGCGTTGTGGGGCACCAGCGTCAGGGTGCGCAGGCGCTGTTCCTGCTGCAGCTCCTGCACCGGCACGCCGCCCAGCGTCACGCTGCCGGTATAGCCGGTGCGGCTGCCGGACAGCAGCGCTGCGATCGTACTTTTGCCGCAGCCGCTCTCGCCCACCAGCGAGACAAAGCTGCCCTGCGGGATGGTGAGCGATACATCCTTCAGAATGGTGCGGTCTTTCTCGTAGCCAAAGGTGACATGATCCAGCTGCAGGGTGGTGTTTTCGCCGGGCAGGCGGTCGCCGTCGGCGGGCTCTTCCGCTGCCAGCAGCCGGAAGATCTTTTCTGCCGAAGCGGCGCCGTTCATGGCAATGTGGAAGTAGCTGCCCAGCAGCCGCAGCGGCAGGAAGAAGTCTGCCGCCAGCAGCACGATGGTCAATGTGGCGGTCAGGGTCAGCCGGCCTGCCGCAAAGGCAGCCACCGCGCTGATGATGCCAAGGCCCGCACCGCCGTAGGCCATCAGGTCCATCAGTGTCACCGAGTTCAGCTGCATGGTGAGCACCTTCATGGTGATCCTGCGGAAGCGCTCAGCCTGCGCGTTCATCTGCTCGTGCTTCCAGCCGTCTGCCTGATAGATCTTCAGGGTGGTCAGGCCCTGAATGTTCTCCAGAAAGCTGTCGCCAAGGGTGGTGTACTCGCCCCAGTAGTTCGCCAGCAGCTTTTTGGCAAACTTCTGCACC is part of the Faecalibacterium sp. HTF-F genome and harbors:
- a CDS encoding ABC transporter permease, with protein sequence MLSFLKRERSRLLEDKLNAAQAQHTAGWEALPEDELFTPAGFSEAQAEATASSNYSYWGSTFRAFFKNRFAVVLLVALAAVVAFAFIQPHLPGQADPNLCAVDPATGIQYRNIAPGQDGFIWGSNSIGQDLWARIWAGARTSLTIAFFVALIEAVVGITAGVLWGYVRGLDPVFTELYNIFDNIPTAIVLILISYVATPSIWTMVLGMAIKGWIEMARFIRNQILIIRDRDYNVASRCLGTPTVRIVLRNLLPYLVSVIMLRMALTIPEAIGNEVFITYIGLGLSVETPSLGNLVNDGRKVMMQAGLRYQLLYPTLILSFVTIAFYLIGNAFSDAADPKNHLQ
- a CDS encoding ABC transporter permease, with translation MVPYLAKRIGRSILTLFIIVTLVFCLLRLMPVEGYFANYEKMTEAQIQAGLQSMGLLDPLPVQIGHFWRDALHGDLGVSHIYKLNAPVTKILAQKLPISIEMGVLAMLLSLIFGIPLGLLMGRCKGRWPDKLGTAVIVLIQAVPAAVYFLYIQMYGTTAMGVGLLFDAANWHYWVLPVCSMSLANLAFYAMWLRRYMVDESNKDYVKLARAKGVSESGIALHHIFRNAMVPLVQYIPSAFLNTVVGSIYIESLYSIPGMGGLLVTCVQRHDNTMVQGIVLLYACVGIIGLILGDVLMVLLDPRIHFGRKEGGR
- a CDS encoding class I adenylate-forming enzyme family protein, whose amino-acid sequence is MTTEQREPLYASTAKPWLKYYDQKYIDMPLPKCSAFEYLCHQNKNHLSETALEYYGRKFTFADLFVNVKKTAAAFRALGVKKGDIITVVSVMTPEVIYAFYAVDMIGATLNLVDPRYSVEGIHEYIEEVDSRLLICLNVTYERCHKAEKRTNVERVLVISPADSLPLHLAVGYKLTNPDKNRYKSNVIHWKDFIAQGKNQSMNAEPYDPQHACVVVHTGGTTGSPKGVMLTDDSFNSLAHEFIAQSNLFCRGQKLMNVMPPFIAYGYACGVHMPLVMGLHVVIIPNLDPDKLGALIWKHKPEHMFGVPAHYQQMAASPLLKKKKDLSFIRNYAAGGDSLPLGAELTVNEFLKAHNVEYPLAKGYGMTEVASAATVAAGNVTKPGSVGIPMLNTVVSIFEPGTETELPIGERGEICICTPTVMKGYYNKPDETDMILRRHADGQIWAHTGDVGYMDEDGFVYLDSRIKRMIIRHDGFKVFPSMIENVISRHPAVHQCSVVGCTDKDHVQGRLPFVYVVLDPEADKKKRQIVRELRQLCKEELPEYVQPVSYKFISEMPMTPVGKVDYRKLEEEITPRDY
- a CDS encoding SGNH/GDSL hydrolase family protein; translation: MKNKKFASFLAAAAALVLLAMPAFAADEQTELPAAEAAEVQQGQTAAPAEQETALPADAQTAGEPEPQLTYVALGDSITSGVGLADMKYNIAQIGYDLRPNFEGYSSQCYTALVGKGLGLDRQHAINLGLPSLMSPDMLDMVQNSAMPKMNQASGSYYVYPEYQEYLRKADIISIQIGSNDALVPCIVGLGEATNWKSEQLAGLMVSGALRDFNFQKLGLFLKALNRMTLTFDESRATNRLLFRGMDEICDQAYTNVTNSLPQIVASIRALNPDAKIVLLGYTNPVPLLPAWNRYFSKLNRFAKDLAAQEGLIYVDIPRTQTAADGHPTVKGHKYIAQQILNAIQ
- a CDS encoding ABC transporter ATP-binding protein/permease — translated: MINKKLLSFDRGALRYVELNVLFQWLGMLCNVVFVKAVAGLIGAAFAGSLTSALLWQQLVLCLATVPLRFACTMLASGMSDWASKNVKRTLRSSIYAKLARLGPSYTETAATSEVVMLASEGVEQIDTYFAKYLPQLFYSLLAPVTLFALLVGVHARSAIILLCCVPLIPMSIVAVQKFAKKLLANYWGEYTTLGDSFLENIQGLTTLKIYQADGWKHEQMNAQAERFRRITMKVLTMQLNSVTLMDLMAYGGAGLGIISAVAAFAAGRLTLTATLTIVLLAADFFLPLRLLGSYFHIAMNGAASAEKIFRLLAAEEPADGDRLPGENTTLQLDHVTFGYEKDRTILKDVSLTIPQGSFVSLVGESGCGKSTIAALLSGSRTGYTGSVTLGGVPVQELQQEQRLRTLTLVPHNAAIFKGAVESNLRMAKPDATETELWNALEQVNLADFCRSQNGLQTALHEGGSNLSGGQRQRLAMARALLHDTPIYLFDEATSNVDAESENDIMQAIHSLAGKKTIILISHRLANVVHSDCIYAMSNGRVTEQGTHAELLAKQGAYSRLYLAQRQLETLEEEDA
- a CDS encoding ATP-binding cassette domain-containing protein, with amino-acid sequence MENEREVLVEVNHLNVTYGSGRSTYHAVQDASFKIYKGETFGLVGESGSGKTTIGRAILRILPTSGGDILYKGQKINGRISHQLDRQIIKEIQMIFQDPQSSLNERAKVSYIVGEGLQNVRPDLTAAQREERVRQALRDVGLLPEFASRFPHEFSGGQRQRIGIARALIVEPEFIVADEPISALDMSIRAQVLNLLRHLQKERGITYLFIAHDLSVMRYISDRIAVIHKGRIVELAGAEELTAHAIHPYTRSLLSAIPMPDPRRERQKKLLVYDPAMHDYSRETPQWRELRPEHFVLCSAAEAEQWLPR
- a CDS encoding amino acid ABC transporter ATP-binding/permease protein encodes the protein MNKSNHRSPFAIVGRLIVLVKPMLPVMLAAIVMGVAGHFCATFITIFGGFGILRALGLASPVRTVGTAFACILVFALLRGVLRYAEQASNHYIAFKLLALIRDKVFGALRRLTPAKLEGRDRGDLISLITADIEALEVFYAHTISPICIACICVIGMTGFVGSWHILPALVLLAGYLLVGAALPIWSAKRGDRAAREYRQALADTNSYVLESLRGLKDTLQYQDTAARAEGITAHSETLGEKQKSLKYREGLTVALTNTLILLTVLAVLGTSLSLYQSGRLGAEGVLVCTLSALSSFGPVVALANLGVGLTQVFASADRVLDLLEEEPVTADVTDGTDTAFAGAAAEQVSFAYAEEEILHDLSLTIPEKKIVGITGRSGSGKSTFLRLLMRFWDVSGGSIRFGEQDIRRVNTAALRAQESLVTQETELFDDTIENNIRIAKRDATREEVEAACKKAALDGFIRSLPKGYDTPVGELGGALSGGERQRIGVARAFLHDAPFLLLDEPTSNLDSLNEGVILKAVRAECKDKTVLLVSHRKSTMAAADISFSVESGRLS
- a CDS encoding ABC transporter ATP-binding protein is translated as MEHHPLILSAKDVNIQFDLRGKVLHAIRGIDLDLYQGEVLAIVGESGSGKSVFTKSIMGLLDANGSITGGTIDYYGMADGKPLRLSDLRTEKDWLRVRGREIAMVMQDPMTSLNPLKTIGAQIMEAVTLHQGLKGAAAREKTLGYLRDVGISEPEKRFKQYPHEFSGGMRQRVVIAIAAACSPKILICDEPTTALDVTIQAQILQLLKKMQVKYDLTILLITHDLGVVANIADRVAVMYAGDIVEIGTADEIYYDPRHPYTWALLSSMPQMGVKGEDLFNIVGTPPNLFAEIRGDAFAPRNPQALKIDFVRRPPYFTVSPTHKAKTWLLDPRAPRVEPPAAVKMLREEGL